A single window of Acetobacteraceae bacterium DNA harbors:
- the tsaE gene encoding tRNA (adenosine(37)-N6)-threonylcarbamoyltransferase complex ATPase subunit type 1 TsaE gives MDTHLNSPILSSEIQFRSQKELEDFAALLAQDAVLGTCFALHGEMGVGKSTFARAFIRAYCQDSEMEVPSPSFALVQNYGTNAELFHYDLWRLEDGSSLEELDWDAAEEGIMLVEWPEHAGEYLPSNAVHLFLSLNEGLSEEAPRLLRWDGEKNFMRKLSSLKETILKQPLSHSS, from the coding sequence ATGGATACGCACTTAAATTCCCCCATATTATCCTCGGAGATTCAGTTTCGCTCCCAAAAAGAATTGGAGGATTTCGCCGCTTTATTAGCACAAGATGCTGTATTGGGGACTTGTTTTGCCCTTCATGGAGAGATGGGGGTGGGGAAAAGCACTTTTGCAAGAGCTTTTATTCGAGCTTACTGCCAAGATAGCGAAATGGAAGTGCCTAGCCCTAGCTTTGCCTTGGTACAAAATTACGGTACAAATGCCGAACTTTTTCATTATGATCTTTGGCGTTTGGAAGATGGTTCCAGCCTAGAGGAGCTGGATTGGGATGCGGCCGAGGAGGGGATTATGCTGGTCGAATGGCCAGAACATGCAGGGGAATATCTTCCAAGCAATGCGGTCCATCTTTTTCTTTCCTTAAACGAAGGTTTGTCAGAAGAAGCGCCACGTCTTTTGCGTTGGGATGGGGAGAAAAATTTTATGAGGAAGCTTTCCTCCTTGAAGGAAACAATTTTAAAGCAGCCTTTGTCCCATTCATCTTAA
- a CDS encoding NAD(P)/FAD-dependent oxidoreductase — protein sequence MSHSPASSPASSSFDAAKHYDVAIIGAGPSGLFAGFQCGMLGMNAIIIDALSHIGGQCSALYPEKPIYDIPACPGILAEDLIQNLAKQSENFDITYLLKRKAVALEGSVGDLTLLTDLGEKIQAKSIIIAAGPGAFGPNRPPLANIENFEEKGAVHYSVRNTALFEDSSIVIAGGGDSALDWALALAEKAKKIYLVHRRDKFRGHQATLDLIEEKIALGKIEKITPFQLSALEGEANKLKAVMVKSLDDETKMLEANHLLAFFGLSSDLKALQDWEIGAEKTSIPVDPFTMQTKRTGVFAIGDVAKCPGKVKLIVQGFAEAALAAREAWKAIHPDQALHLEHSTSQFDTKKK from the coding sequence ATGTCCCATTCCCCTGCCTCCTCTCCTGCTTCCTCCTCTTTTGACGCCGCAAAACATTATGATGTTGCCATTATCGGAGCTGGGCCTTCAGGACTTTTTGCCGGATTTCAATGTGGCATGCTGGGCATGAATGCGATTATTATTGATGCGCTTTCTCATATTGGCGGGCAATGTTCTGCCCTTTATCCTGAAAAACCCATCTATGATATTCCTGCCTGCCCCGGCATTCTTGCAGAGGATTTGATTCAAAATCTCGCAAAACAAAGTGAAAATTTTGATATAACCTATTTACTCAAACGCAAGGCTGTCGCTCTCGAAGGGAGTGTCGGAGACCTCACACTTCTGACCGATCTTGGCGAAAAAATACAGGCAAAATCTATCATCATTGCAGCAGGCCCCGGTGCCTTTGGCCCCAACCGTCCACCGCTCGCCAATATTGAAAATTTCGAAGAAAAAGGCGCTGTCCATTATTCCGTACGCAATACAGCCCTTTTTGAAGATTCCTCCATCGTGATTGCCGGCGGCGGTGATTCCGCACTAGATTGGGCACTCGCACTGGCGGAAAAAGCGAAGAAAATTTACCTCGTTCACCGCAGAGATAAATTCAGAGGCCACCAAGCCACTCTTGACCTCATCGAAGAAAAAATCGCTCTTGGGAAAATTGAAAAAATCACCCCTTTCCAGCTTTCTGCTTTAGAGGGTGAGGCGAACAAGCTTAAAGCTGTTATGGTGAAATCCTTAGATGATGAAACGAAAATGCTTGAAGCTAATCATCTTTTAGCCTTTTTCGGCCTTTCCTCAGACCTCAAAGCCCTGCAAGACTGGGAAATTGGCGCTGAAAAAACCAGCATTCCTGTTGACCCTTTCACGATGCAAACCAAACGCACAGGTGTCTTTGCGATCGGGGACGTGGCCAAATGTCCGGGGAAAGTAAAACTTATTGTACAAGGCTTTGCAGAAGCCGCTTTGGCCGCCCGTGAAGCGTGGAAAGCCATCCATCCGGATCAAGCCCTGCATCTGGAACATTCCACCAGCCAGTTTGACACGAAAAAGAAATAA
- a CDS encoding N-acetyltransferase, producing the protein MSVSKTIRPAQEKDLPEILAIYNDAICTTNAVYTETQTTLEERKAWFLRQQEAGFPIFVAITGRNDQEKIAGFGTFGQFRPWAGFKYSVEHSLYINRAFQGQGFGGLILNRLLEEAVKMKLHLMVAGIDSGNKASIRLHEKFGFTSVGLLKEAGYKNGQWLDLNFMQKMLTVR; encoded by the coding sequence ATGAGCGTTTCCAAAACTATCCGCCCAGCGCAGGAAAAAGACCTGCCTGAAATTCTAGCCATTTACAATGATGCGATCTGTACCACCAATGCGGTTTATACGGAAACGCAAACCACGCTTGAGGAACGCAAAGCATGGTTTTTGCGCCAGCAAGAAGCCGGATTTCCAATCTTCGTTGCAATAACAGGCAGGAATGATCAAGAAAAAATTGCCGGTTTTGGTACCTTCGGGCAATTCCGCCCATGGGCCGGCTTTAAATATAGTGTGGAACATTCCCTCTATATTAACAGGGCGTTTCAAGGACAAGGATTCGGCGGACTGATCCTGAATAGACTTTTGGAAGAAGCGGTTAAAATGAAGCTTCACCTCATGGTCGCCGGCATTGATTCCGGCAATAAAGCCTCTATCCGATTGCATGAGAAATTTGGTTTTACCTCTGTTGGTCTTCTCAAAGAGGCAGGCTATAAAAACGGCCAATGGCTGGATCTAAATTTTATGCAGAAAATGCTCACAGTGCGGTAA
- a CDS encoding FUSC family protein has translation MKSATFIPYTGKSFPLAWLFAPTPEAFFFALRTTAAAMLALGIAFWMELDSPGWSCQTVWLVSLLTRGESISKARWRIVGTLMGVLGSFFLTAIVPQQAWLMFPLMAFWLGLCSAMAIYFSHFRAYSWVLAGYTCTIITFGAAPNADQYFNIAISRSSYVIIGILSEMALACIFSFNWDTKSHHNMCDTLSGLLTSATTNIRDLLQGKPSVIPATQELMVQVKAMEGKSKFVGIETQGINPHLDDRARDVIANISMLLAQIVDLSTRLQIYKEHQISLPIFNKIISKTLPILEHIPEVFEDSRLIPGRLSKLDQLRSFCRRAARKLIETNIQNHVPSDDESLNPGRGIVGEGALCLALERLLDKLERSIASYVATLYPERGDHFRFYLPDWHDGREGFNHGMRSALAVLIAAFFFEITAWPEGFVLVTFTGVGVALNSASGDPLQDQKGVMNFIKGAVAAFIAGFFLVMILLPSTKIFEGVIMTLGGLMFIGGLARYCPPIAGAAAIYEFFLPIMIGLHNHRLMNEIEFYNTTNAMLFGAFLAAMTFSSLPFKPLDKQKRICDSIRRALRKLAKPSNRMPALTWVWRSLDRVILIVRQEQRGENPLAGAVIANLLMTQTLGLNIIRLETLLENDENTLPPRVVRSIHILLHYLAARPQVNDAAIQAGYLAIKGLDQAIRDSGDLPTELELIYALTDIRLILHLMLKYGDFLNDGIIVEPESQHIRRNYLASFAS, from the coding sequence TTGAAGTCAGCAACCTTTATCCCCTATACCGGCAAAAGTTTTCCACTGGCTTGGCTCTTTGCCCCAACGCCGGAGGCCTTCTTTTTTGCCTTGAGAACAACGGCTGCGGCCATGCTGGCACTTGGCATCGCTTTTTGGATGGAGCTTGATAGTCCCGGATGGTCCTGTCAAACTGTTTGGCTTGTCTCTCTTCTGACAAGGGGGGAAAGTATTTCCAAGGCCCGCTGGCGTATCGTTGGGACATTAATGGGTGTCTTAGGCTCCTTTTTTCTTACCGCTATCGTTCCGCAGCAAGCTTGGCTCATGTTCCCTTTAATGGCATTTTGGCTGGGTCTTTGCAGTGCTATGGCCATTTATTTCAGCCATTTCCGTGCTTATAGCTGGGTTTTAGCAGGATATACCTGCACCATTATCACCTTTGGTGCCGCACCGAATGCCGATCAATATTTTAATATTGCCATCTCCAGAAGCAGCTACGTCATTATCGGCATTCTCTCTGAAATGGCTTTGGCCTGTATTTTTTCCTTTAACTGGGACACAAAATCGCATCACAATATGTGTGATACGCTTTCAGGTCTTTTAACCAGTGCGACAACCAATATCCGGGACCTCCTCCAAGGCAAACCAAGTGTTATTCCGGCAACACAGGAATTAATGGTGCAGGTAAAGGCCATGGAGGGGAAAAGTAAATTTGTCGGGATTGAAACCCAAGGGATTAATCCGCATCTGGATGATCGTGCACGGGATGTCATTGCCAATATTTCTATGCTTTTGGCGCAAATTGTCGATCTTTCCACCCGTTTGCAAATTTACAAAGAACATCAAATTTCCTTGCCGATTTTTAATAAAATCATTTCGAAAACCCTGCCGATTTTGGAACATATTCCAGAAGTTTTTGAAGATTCCCGTCTGATCCCCGGCCGTCTTTCAAAATTGGATCAATTACGCAGCTTCTGCCGGCGTGCGGCCCGAAAACTCATTGAAACCAATATTCAAAATCATGTGCCCAGCGATGATGAATCGCTTAATCCGGGGCGAGGCATTGTCGGAGAGGGGGCCCTCTGCCTTGCCTTGGAACGTCTTTTAGATAAGCTGGAACGCTCTATCGCCAGCTATGTTGCAACCCTCTATCCCGAACGTGGCGATCATTTCCGTTTTTACCTGCCCGATTGGCATGATGGAAGAGAAGGCTTTAATCACGGGATGCGTTCAGCGCTTGCCGTTCTCATCGCCGCCTTTTTCTTTGAAATCACGGCATGGCCCGAAGGGTTTGTCCTTGTGACCTTTACCGGTGTTGGCGTAGCCCTGAATTCCGCCAGCGGTGATCCGCTACAGGATCAGAAAGGTGTGATGAATTTCATCAAAGGCGCTGTCGCCGCCTTTATTGCCGGCTTTTTCCTCGTCATGATCCTCCTCCCCAGCACAAAGATTTTTGAAGGGGTGATTATGACGCTAGGCGGCCTCATGTTTATTGGCGGATTGGCCCGCTATTGCCCCCCAATTGCGGGAGCCGCCGCTATTTATGAATTCTTCCTTCCCATTATGATCGGCCTGCATAACCATCGCCTCATGAATGAGATTGAGTTTTATAATACCACCAATGCGATGCTTTTCGGGGCTTTTTTAGCGGCGATGACCTTCTCCTCCCTGCCTTTCAAACCTCTGGATAAACAAAAACGTATCTGCGATTCCATTCGGCGCGCTCTCCGAAAGCTCGCAAAACCCTCCAACAGAATGCCTGCTCTGACTTGGGTTTGGCGGAGTTTGGACCGTGTCATTCTCATCGTTCGTCAAGAGCAAAGAGGTGAAAATCCCCTTGCCGGTGCCGTGATTGCCAACCTGCTAATGACCCAAACATTAGGCTTGAATATTATCCGTCTGGAAACGCTGCTTGAAAATGACGAAAATACGCTGCCGCCAAGAGTTGTCCGTTCCATCCATATTTTACTCCACTATCTTGCGGCACGCCCTCAAGTGAATGATGCCGCTATTCAGGCCGGATATCTGGCCATTAAAGGCCTTGACCAAGCCATTCGAGATTCAGGGGATTTACCAACAGAATTAGAGCTGATCTACGCCTTGACGGATATTCGTCTGATCCTCCATTTAATGCTCAAATATGGCGATTTTCTCAATGACGGCATTATCGTGGAACCTGAATCACAACATATTCGACGAAACTATCTCGCCAGCTTTGCCAGCTAA
- a CDS encoding DUF3305 domain-containing protein, with protein MKRFFTPLSATFLLIATSLSGCASIVAGTDKNITVQTDPEGAKCRLYQGGKLRNNFVTPQEINLSRSKEKIAINCVKTGYEIAGLEQKSHLNGPVWIDFAWFFAGIVPGAAAFGVDLLDGAAWTYHTPLQMTLSQLEDGQKQKSLPDFYQASFTNNTFSAPNVSLEKSTAKGK; from the coding sequence ATGAAGAGATTTTTTACGCCCCTATCTGCGACTTTTTTGCTGATCGCAACCTCCCTTTCCGGTTGTGCGTCAATCGTTGCGGGCACAGATAAAAATATTACAGTTCAAACAGATCCAGAGGGGGCAAAATGTCGCCTCTATCAAGGGGGAAAGCTTAGAAACAATTTTGTGACCCCACAGGAAATTAATCTTAGCCGAAGCAAAGAAAAAATTGCGATTAACTGTGTGAAAACAGGCTATGAGATAGCGGGATTAGAGCAAAAATCGCATTTAAACGGCCCTGTTTGGATTGATTTTGCGTGGTTCTTTGCCGGGATTGTCCCTGGTGCGGCTGCTTTTGGGGTCGATTTACTTGATGGTGCGGCATGGACTTATCATACACCGCTGCAAATGACGTTGTCGCAATTAGAGGACGGGCAAAAGCAGAAAAGCCTGCCTGATTTTTATCAAGCTTCTTTTACAAATAATACTTTTTCCGCCCCGAACGTCTCACTGGAAAAGAGTACCGCAAAGGGGAAATAA
- a CDS encoding CopG family transcriptional regulator: MLEKLEEMEDFYLAEKISSCVHEGKEKTIPLEEIMKRYDLEN, translated from the coding sequence ATCTTAGAAAAACTTGAAGAAATGGAAGATTTCTACCTTGCTGAAAAAATCTCTTCCTGCGTCCATGAAGGCAAAGAAAAAACCATTCCGCTCGAAGAGATCATGAAGCGATATGACTTGGAAAATTGA
- the typA gene encoding translational GTPase TypA translates to MTDIRNIAIIAHVDHGKTTLVDELLKQSGAFRENQHVAERAMDRNDLERERGITILAKCTSVVWKNTRINIIDTPGHADFGGEVERILSMVDGVVILVDAAEGALPQTKFVLTKALAQGIRPILVVNKVDRGDARPDEVHDEVFDLFSALGANDEQLDFPMLYASGRNGWADDKIEGHKEDLSTLFDLIVRHVPAPNLPKDKPFAMVATLLESDNFLGRILTGRVEQGRAKVNMPVKVMKLDGTAVETGRLTKLLAFRGLERVAVDEAEAGDIIAIAGLSEATIPDTIAAPEQESPLPSKPVDPPTLSMTFRINDGPLGGREGKKVTSRQIRDRLFQEMEGNVAIQVTTSPESEAFEVAGRGELQLGVLIETMRREGFELTIGRPRVLFREDESGQRTEPFEEVLVDVDEEHSGVVVEKMSLRKGVMQDMRPSGGGKTRLTFLIPSRGLIGYHGEFLTDTRGTGIMNRLFHDYLPYAGKIEGRRNGALISAEDGKTTPYALFALQDRGTMFLGAGEVVYTGMILGEHSRENDLEINVIREKKLTNMRASGKDEAPVLVPPRQMSLEQAIAYIEDDELVEVTPSAIRIRKRYLDSNERKRLGRKKND, encoded by the coding sequence ATGACCGATATTCGCAATATTGCCATTATCGCCCATGTTGACCATGGCAAAACCACTTTGGTGGATGAGCTTCTGAAACAATCAGGAGCTTTTAGAGAAAATCAGCATGTGGCAGAGCGGGCGATGGACCGCAATGACCTTGAACGTGAACGTGGTATCACCATTTTGGCGAAATGCACGTCCGTTGTTTGGAAAAACACTCGCATTAATATTATTGACACCCCAGGCCATGCCGATTTCGGTGGTGAGGTGGAGCGTATTCTCTCCATGGTCGATGGTGTTGTGATTTTGGTGGATGCTGCCGAAGGGGCTTTGCCGCAGACAAAATTTGTTCTGACCAAAGCACTTGCTCAGGGCATCCGTCCAATCCTCGTGGTTAATAAAGTTGACCGTGGCGATGCGAGACCGGACGAAGTCCATGATGAAGTATTTGATCTTTTCTCTGCGCTTGGTGCCAATGATGAGCAGCTGGATTTCCCAATGCTGTACGCTTCTGGCCGTAACGGGTGGGCAGATGATAAGATTGAAGGTCATAAAGAAGACCTTTCCACCTTGTTTGATTTGATCGTTCGCCATGTGCCGGCGCCAAATCTGCCAAAAGACAAACCTTTTGCAATGGTCGCAACCCTTTTGGAAAGCGATAACTTCCTTGGCCGTATCCTTACAGGACGTGTTGAGCAAGGGCGTGCCAAAGTAAACATGCCTGTGAAGGTTATGAAATTAGATGGTACAGCTGTTGAAACCGGCCGTTTGACGAAATTGCTGGCTTTCCGTGGTCTTGAACGTGTTGCCGTTGATGAAGCCGAAGCAGGTGACATTATTGCCATTGCGGGTCTTTCCGAAGCAACAATCCCAGATACAATCGCTGCACCGGAACAAGAATCGCCATTGCCTTCCAAACCGGTTGATCCACCAACCTTGAGCATGACATTCCGTATTAACGATGGCCCATTGGGTGGACGTGAAGGTAAAAAAGTTACTTCCCGTCAGATTCGTGATCGTTTGTTTCAGGAAATGGAAGGCAATGTTGCCATCCAAGTTACGACCAGCCCGGAAAGCGAAGCTTTCGAAGTGGCAGGACGTGGTGAACTTCAGCTTGGTGTCTTGATTGAAACCATGCGCCGTGAAGGTTTTGAATTGACCATTGGCCGTCCTCGTGTGCTTTTCCGTGAAGATGAAAGCGGTCAGCGGACAGAGCCATTTGAAGAAGTTCTGGTTGATGTTGACGAAGAACATTCCGGTGTTGTCGTTGAAAAAATGTCTCTCCGTAAAGGTGTGATGCAGGATATGCGTCCATCAGGTGGCGGAAAAACCCGTTTGACCTTCCTCATTCCATCCCGTGGTTTGATTGGGTATCATGGCGAATTTCTCACCGATACACGTGGTACAGGCATTATGAACCGTCTTTTCCATGATTATCTGCCATATGCAGGTAAAATTGAGGGACGTCGTAATGGTGCTTTGATCTCTGCTGAAGATGGCAAAACAACACCATATGCTCTTTTTGCATTGCAAGACCGTGGCACAATGTTCCTCGGTGCAGGTGAAGTTGTTTACACAGGTATGATTTTGGGTGAGCATTCCAGAGAGAATGACCTTGAAATTAACGTTATTCGTGAAAAGAAACTTACCAATATGCGTGCGTCTGGTAAGGATGAGGCTCCGGTTCTCGTTCCACCTCGCCAGATGAGCTTGGAACAGGCAATCGCTTATATCGAAGATGATGAATTGGTTGAGGTTACTCCTTCTGCCATTCGTATCCGTAAGCGTTACTTGGATTCAAATGAACGTAAGCGTCTAGGTCGTAAGAAAAACGATTAA
- the queF gene encoding NADPH-dependent 7-cyano-7-deazaguanine reductase QueF, translated as MSSSNPLAALTQLGQKSELPESPEKAKLERVSAPHKGKNYLVRFTAPEFTSLCPITGQPDFAHIVLDYVPKDWIVESKSLKLYLSSFRNHGAFHEDCSVMIAEKLVELLEPTWLRLGAYWYPRGGMPIDVFYQTGEAPKDVWVPEQNVPPYRGR; from the coding sequence ATGTCTTCTTCAAATCCACTTGCCGCTTTGACACAGCTTGGTCAAAAAAGTGAACTTCCAGAAAGCCCCGAAAAAGCCAAATTGGAACGTGTCTCTGCACCGCACAAAGGAAAAAACTATCTTGTGCGCTTCACAGCGCCGGAATTTACCTCTCTTTGTCCCATTACAGGCCAGCCTGATTTTGCGCATATTGTCCTTGATTACGTGCCCAAAGACTGGATTGTGGAGAGTAAATCTTTGAAACTCTACCTTTCAAGTTTTCGCAATCACGGCGCTTTTCATGAAGATTGTTCTGTGATGATTGCCGAGAAACTCGTTGAGCTCTTAGAGCCGACATGGCTGCGTCTTGGCGCTTATTGGTATCCACGCGGCGGCATGCCGATTGACGTCTTTTACCAAACCGGTGAAGCGCCAAAAGATGTCTGGGTTCCTGAGCAGAATGTCCCACCTTACCGCGGACGCTGA
- a CDS encoding SMP-30/gluconolactonase/LRE family protein, producing the protein MGCFVNPRQFFKLFFLKLVFISFFLFFAAFVKPSFATLQIGSRLLYDRQNSGEVPIPPSERNLLTVVAADYYRVTKENHLLAGSVFDDKGNLFFCDWTAKKILRLNAGRLLSRRNISLVTELKEYHPSGLAFGPDGRLYIAAYAEEKDEGAIYAIMPDGGTLETIIAPEKGFVPKNLLFNRARGLYFTDFKGTPSRLEGGVYYVSPDLKNIHLMVDHLALPNGIMLSPDQKTLWLTETGRNNLHQIELETPTQPKSRGWRIPYHFTGPAPESISGGSDGNVYVPLKGQGRVLILNANGLPIGQILIPGRSKGHNLLSSNIAIQPDSKNLYILSSDSDKGWGAHIFKQTSFGHGLNFQDFDPDTPDV; encoded by the coding sequence ATGGGCTGTTTCGTTAATCCAAGACAATTTTTCAAACTATTCTTTTTGAAACTGGTTTTTATCAGCTTTTTTTTATTTTTTGCCGCTTTTGTTAAACCCTCTTTCGCCACGTTGCAAATTGGGTCTCGTCTTTTATATGACCGTCAAAATAGTGGGGAGGTCCCTATTCCTCCTTCAGAAAGAAATCTTTTGACGGTTGTTGCCGCTGATTATTATCGGGTGACAAAAGAAAATCATTTGCTGGCAGGGAGCGTCTTTGATGATAAGGGCAATCTGTTTTTTTGTGATTGGACGGCAAAGAAAATTTTGCGTTTGAATGCAGGGCGCTTGCTTTCAAGGCGAAACATTTCTCTGGTCACAGAGTTAAAGGAATATCACCCTTCAGGGTTGGCTTTTGGACCGGATGGTCGGCTTTATATCGCCGCCTATGCTGAGGAGAAGGATGAGGGGGCGATTTACGCTATCATGCCCGATGGCGGCACATTGGAAACCATTATTGCGCCCGAAAAAGGGTTTGTACCTAAAAATCTCTTATTTAACCGAGCAAGAGGCCTTTATTTCACAGATTTTAAAGGAACCCCCAGCCGTTTAGAGGGCGGTGTTTATTATGTTTCCCCGGATTTGAAGAATATTCATTTGATGGTAGATCATCTCGCTCTGCCGAATGGCATTATGCTTAGTCCAGATCAAAAAACTCTTTGGTTGACCGAGACAGGCAGGAACAATCTTCATCAGATTGAATTGGAAACGCCGACACAGCCAAAATCAAGAGGATGGCGCATTCCATACCATTTTACAGGGCCTGCGCCGGAATCTATTAGCGGTGGAAGTGACGGCAATGTCTATGTGCCACTCAAAGGGCAGGGCCGTGTTTTGATTTTAAATGCAAATGGTTTGCCGATTGGACAGATTCTGATCCCCGGACGCTCTAAAGGCCATAATTTACTTTCGTCCAATATTGCGATACAGCCAGATTCTAAAAATCTTTATATTCTAAGCAGTGATAGCGATAAAGGTTGGGGCGCACATATTTTTAAACAAACGTCTTTTGGGCATGGCTTGAATTTCCAAGATTTTGATCCAGATACACCAGATGTTTAA
- a CDS encoding glycosyltransferase family 2 protein, with the protein MNETPFSNKEIELTVLMPCLNEALTLQTCIEKALNCANKHNIKVEILIADNGSTDGSQEIARNCGARVINVSQKGYGAALIAGIREAKGSFTIMGDADDSYNFSALAPFVEKLREGYDLVMGNRFKGGIEKNAMPPLHKYLGNPVLSTLGRILFHRSIGDYHCGLRGFNTKTMQSLNLKCTGMEFATEMVAKSSRNHLKIIEIPTTLKKDGRDRPPHLRSWRDGWRHLKFMLFFSPYWIFIFPGLFFFILGLIGILLLSNHAIKIGHIHLDINTLLISSTAVITGSQILIFGIFTKIYADIKGFWPAGFFIKLWEKISFEKLFIISSLMTLSGVAWCLWITSTWGITEHLGNMPEPETIRSLIPAVTLLSVGIQWIFFSFIRGITELD; encoded by the coding sequence ATGAATGAAACGCCTTTTAGCAACAAAGAAATCGAACTTACTGTTCTAATGCCCTGCTTAAACGAGGCCTTAACACTTCAAACCTGTATTGAGAAAGCCCTAAACTGTGCAAATAAACACAATATAAAAGTAGAAATCCTTATTGCTGATAATGGCTCCACAGACGGTTCACAAGAAATTGCAAGAAATTGTGGCGCTAGAGTCATTAATGTTTCACAAAAAGGTTATGGCGCTGCTCTAATCGCCGGCATACGTGAAGCAAAAGGTTCCTTTACCATCATGGGCGATGCCGATGACAGTTATAATTTTTCAGCCCTCGCACCTTTTGTAGAGAAGTTACGAGAAGGATATGATTTAGTTATGGGAAATCGCTTTAAAGGCGGTATCGAGAAGAATGCGATGCCACCTTTACATAAATATCTTGGCAACCCTGTTTTAAGCACGCTGGGACGCATTTTATTTCATCGCTCAATTGGAGATTATCATTGCGGCCTCCGTGGGTTCAATACAAAAACTATGCAGTCGTTGAACCTAAAATGCACAGGTATGGAATTTGCAACTGAAATGGTTGCAAAATCCAGCCGCAACCATCTGAAAATTATTGAAATTCCAACCACACTAAAAAAAGATGGTAGAGACCGTCCGCCGCATTTACGCAGTTGGCGTGATGGTTGGCGTCACCTAAAATTCATGTTATTTTTTAGCCCTTATTGGATTTTTATCTTTCCAGGTCTTTTTTTCTTTATCTTAGGGCTAATTGGCATTCTTCTTCTCAGCAACCATGCTATAAAAATTGGCCATATTCACTTAGATATTAATACTCTGCTAATCTCCAGTACCGCAGTGATTACAGGCTCCCAAATTCTTATTTTTGGTATTTTTACGAAAATTTATGCCGATATAAAAGGCTTTTGGCCTGCAGGCTTTTTCATTAAATTGTGGGAAAAGATCTCTTTTGAAAAACTTTTTATTATTAGTTCACTTATGACACTCTCTGGAGTTGCATGGTGTCTCTGGATCACGAGCACTTGGGGAATTACCGAGCATTTAGGCAATATGCCTGAGCCGGAAACCATTCGCTCTCTTATTCCTGCAGTAACTCTTCTGAGTGTCGGTATCCAATGGATATTCTTTTCCTTTATTCGAGGAATTACTGAGCTAGATTAA
- a CDS encoding glycosyltransferase family 2 protein, whose protein sequence is MTLKTHNSGILKIITLIVPVFNEEESIEAFCDAVETLSLTDYEFHILFIDDGSSDRTVEIIRQLQKTRKHIRLISFTRNFGKEAALFAGLKEAKGDAVIPIDVDLQDPISVIPEFIKEWENGADVVLGKRRSRDGDGLFKRLFAAMFYKLHHKISSIHIQQNVGDFRLISAELVPNITNLRERNLFMKGLLSFAGGKESVIEYDRPARLHGTASQSPIKLIRLALSGIIGYSTFPLKLATFLGLITAFASFLYGLYFFIRTIILGNDVHGYPSLLIIMLFLGGVQLISVGILGEYIGRIYIEVKDRPRYLIKDKE, encoded by the coding sequence ATGACTTTAAAAACACATAACTCGGGTATTCTCAAAATCATTACCCTTATCGTTCCCGTTTTTAATGAAGAGGAGAGCATCGAAGCCTTTTGCGATGCGGTTGAAACACTCTCCCTTACAGATTACGAATTTCATATTCTTTTTATTGATGATGGCAGTTCCGACAGAACAGTGGAAATTATTCGCCAACTTCAAAAGACCCGCAAACATATTCGTCTTATTTCTTTTACCCGGAATTTCGGGAAAGAAGCCGCTCTTTTTGCAGGGTTAAAAGAAGCCAAAGGGGATGCCGTTATCCCGATAGATGTTGACCTACAAGATCCCATCTCCGTTATTCCTGAATTTATCAAAGAATGGGAAAATGGTGCAGATGTCGTGTTGGGCAAACGCCGCTCCCGCGATGGAGACGGTCTTTTTAAACGTCTTTTCGCCGCCATGTTCTATAAGTTGCATCACAAGATCTCCTCGATCCATATTCAGCAGAATGTCGGTGATTTCCGCCTTATCTCCGCAGAGCTCGTGCCCAACATTACCAATCTGCGTGAACGTAACCTCTTTATGAAAGGGCTTTTAAGCTTTGCCGGCGGTAAGGAAAGCGTTATCGAATATGACCGCCCGGCACGCCTACATGGGACGGCCAGCCAAAGCCCAATTAAACTCATTCGCCTCGCTTTAAGCGGCATTATCGGCTATTCAACTTTTCCCTTAAAACTCGCAACCTTTTTAGGTCTCATCACCGCTTTTGCAAGTTTTTTGTACGGTCTTTATTTTTTCATCCGCACCATTATTTTAGGCAATGATGTTCACGGCTATCCTTCCCTCCTCATCATTATGCTTTTCCTTGGGGGCGTTCAGCTCATTTCCGTTGGCATTTTAGGGGAGTATATCGGACGAATTTATATTGAGGTGAAAGATAGGCCGAGATATTTAATTAAAGATAAAGAATAA